Proteins encoded in a region of the Thunnus maccoyii chromosome 4, fThuMac1.1, whole genome shotgun sequence genome:
- the LOC121896386 gene encoding formin-like protein 20 gives MSRERLPLIGSSGSKTTAKPPVSSPALQRRHQDNRRKHSQQQTSSSSSHPHPGPSILSDTSMTPWGGLALSESSFTSIPPPPPPRPPQPPPPLPPAPQPTPSTPYRGRQNEDEDASSFNSQVPSPPVTVPQDSSGGGGRELRARRRVLPQRRVPRPPRLPPLRPVTNLSFSRSFTFSFFELPLHQSPRCRAERIRNLMLLLRQIHY, from the exons ATGTCACGTGAACGGCTGCCTCTCATTGGTTCATCTGGGAGTAAAACAACAG CCAAGCCACCTGTCTCCTCCCCCGCTCTCCAGCGTCGCCACCAGGACAATCGCCGTAAACACAGCCAGCAGCAgacatcttcctcctcctctcaccctcATCCAGGGCCCTCCATCCTCTCAGACACCAGCATGACACCTTGGGGAGGCCTGGCTCTCTCTGAATCCTCCTTTACCTCAatccccccacctcctcctccacgaCCCCCTcaacctccacctccacttcctcctgctcctcagcCCACGCCCTCTACCCCCTATCGTGGAAGACAGAACGAAGATGAAGATGCCTCAAGTTTTAACTCTCAAGTTCCATCCCCACCCGTGACAGTCCCTCAGGACAGTTCAG gtggAGGGGGAAGAGAATTGCGGGCGAGACGGAGGGTGTTGCCCCAGCGCCGGGTGCCTCGTCCTCCCCGTCTCCCGCCACTGCGTCCGGTCACCAACCTCAGTTTCTCCCGGAGCTTCACCTTCTCTTTCTTCGAGCTGCCGCTGCACCAGTCGCCTCGCTGCCGTGCTGAACGCATCCGAAACCTCATGCTGCTTTTGAGACAGATACACTACTGA
- the LOC121896385 gene encoding uncharacterized protein LOC121896385 yields MPGKCKFQDSWLSKDIYKDWLVKDVQDIHFARCRACCKSIKLQTMGEAALTSHAGGAGHKAAVRKLVEGGFMMINAAGQMNGSVNRAEDSKEQVAICLQRHALDRITGNDWSDLHHSPTANSNSHNAELQDVTFPASYFTAPGTSRLVSQRLLSSGGEAEEVGHRPAQHDTVDLSRLEHQQRTEALEQQQQMKILEWENRMKVLAWEQELMREKRRATRQKEKAFRMKKAYYKAKLKKMGEDVPLSSSSSSDEEEKTSNPTG; encoded by the exons ATGCCTGGAAAATGTAAATTTCAAGACTCCTGGCTCTCAAAGGACATTTATAAGGACTGGCTGGTTAAAGACGTCCAGGATATTCACTTCGCCCGATGCAGGGCCTGTTGTAAATCAATCAAACTTCAGACCATGGGCGAGGCTGCTCTCACCAGCCACGCAGGGGGAGCTGGCCACAAAGCAGCGGTCCGCAAGCTGGTGGAAG GCGGTTTCATGATGATAAACGCTGCTGGGCAGATGAATGGCAGCGTGAATCgg GCTGAGGACAGCAAGGAGCAAGTGGCCATCTGCCTCCAGCGTCACGCCTTGGACAGAATCACAGGGAACGACTGGTCAGATCTGCACCACAGCCCCACCGCCAACTCCAACTCCCACAATGCAGAGCTGCAAGATGTGACATTTCCTGCTTCCTACTTCACAGCACCAG GCACCTCCAGGCTCGTCAGCCAGCGTCTCCTCTCGTCAGGCGGCGAGGCGGAGGAAGTGGGCCACCGCCCGGCTCAGCACGACACCGTAGACCTGTCGCGGCTGGAGCACCAGCAGAGAACAGAAGctctggagcagcagcagcagatgaagaTCCTGGAGTGGGAGAACAGGATGAAGGTGCTGGCGTGGGAGCAGGAGCTgatgagggagaagaggagagcgACGCGGCAGAAGGAGAAGGCCTTCAGGATGAAGAAAGCTTACTACAAGGCCAAGCTAAAGAAGATGGGCGAGGATGTGCCGCTGTCTTCCTCCAGCAGCAGcgatgaagaggagaaaacgTCCAATCCAACAGGatga
- the wdr6 gene encoding LOW QUALITY PROTEIN: WD repeat-containing protein 6 (The sequence of the model RefSeq protein was modified relative to this genomic sequence to represent the inferred CDS: deleted 2 bases in 1 codon), whose product METAALVAPVTALEFLQDAFLLSGEGPVLTVYSLQPHPKSCASLSVLQHYRIHGIRPRILSAFQLQSSVTGSCGKKKDGLSSTTEPNFYDLAVFGGKAVRLVRLHDGEHLRFEILGPLMELQDWALDVRWLSGDKQSLLCVAVAHNSALLLDISTGNVLVQRSCVEGCLLYSALLLVHESWADTVLVGGTVFNQLVVWKPGGGRGGENNNSDQKAPVERRLLGHSGVIFNISYLQEKGWLASASDDRSVRVWGVGALGGPEGECGDLNPACLRVLYGHQARVFSVRLSPGKVFSAGEDGACLVWDWARGGTVVRTLKGHRAGGVRALAISEGTGDEATRERWVATGGADGGVRLWKVDESEERKEKMEDTVTEKLNDLKFTGQGMPKVVCIAEEEDKNTSWSQCKFVVCTDQGIVYQYSDGQWEMVWQGTPEFQSYCVMETVTVGVKDSTAKASLCAVGNLRGSIQVFPISHPQSGILLTAGSGKIHSLIWEEEGKHMYLLASGAEGLVYRWCIEVKLNENCSLSLSVNSLPSFLLPPCAKRWLTASVCLHGSLWVCGDRRGSLLLFQEGGKSEQKREDEGLLKQTDDDLTLQPLSCLFGVHGKQGVTSVYEYQGLLYSTGRDGCVRVFRVRPTPPEKLEESRKKSNERTAENSDGLQLEVLRVQRACKGMEWLERVLILKPEILEEEEEEEEEEEEELEVAVEESFRDEEEQMENKGREARFVILGFHAVQFVVWDPVKQERLLAVSCGGGHRSWSLWPSQKGVWPGYGAFVFIRQGAVLASQPPGEAPSWAGRAGRTGGWVLREGVHGRGIGCVCRLGRIRGINEIQTRTTENTSGTEGKDEVRGLQREAGQWEIVVTGGEDTSLTVLAVQPNSSSVKVLSVITDHISSVRTVTVVTRESQSQSLSALLVSAGGRAQMQCYRLVIGYDSQRLAPSCQVIQVASHRLDEQWERRRNRHKTVKMDPETRYMSIAVVDEKTDCVLLALACSDGAVRLFSVSEVKRQIDLLWETFYHQRCVLSVTTCSLEDGKGNRYKLLFSAATDGKIAVWDLTAASSLSTDTPPIPCFDIPTHQSGVNSLAVWAEKLGQQGGGCLVTVASGGDDGQLTVSTIRVQYPEDDNTGGSSGLSQISPQTQPQNHLYLHLHTQSHIPLAHAAPLTALKLLSPGLMVSTSPDQRVCLWSICSTGISHRGALYSHVADAAGLAVWEGQVMEGDEKRKTWFEPEQDITVWAGRGSQSGLEMMGKTGVRFSNKQIADEGGEPVEAASKTDDLICKMIDEKAEETASECRNQTESDSGGKAERSFKTSCESRKKREETGWVLVCGQGFQLLRVRNTEMDEEEDRREKEKVNHRVKVTLQEKST is encoded by the exons ATGGAGACAGCAGCCCTGGTAGCTCCAGTCACAGCTCTGGAGTTCCTTCAGGATGCATTTCTGCTGTCAG GTGAGGGTCCAGTCTTGACAGTGTACAGTCTCCAGCCTCACCCTAAATCCTGTGCCTCACTGAGCGTGCTCCAACACTACAGAATACACGGGATAAGACCAAGAATCCTGTCAGCATTTCAACTGCAGAGCTCTGTCACAGGATCTTGCGGGAAGAAGAAAGATG GTCTGAGTTCCACAACAGAGCCCAACTTCTATGACCTAGCAGTGTTTGGAGGCAAGGCTGTAAGGCTGGTGAGGCTCCATGATGGGGAGCATCTGCGCTTTGAGATCCTGGGTCCCCTCATGGAGCTACAGGACTGGGCCCTGGATGTCCGCTGGCTCTCTGGAGACAAACAATCACTTCTCTGTGTGGCTGTAGCCCACAATAGTGCTCTTCTCCTGGACATCAGTACAGGAAATGTCCTGGTTCAGCGCTCCTGTGTGGAGGGGTGTCTGCTATACTCTGCCCTGCTACTGGTACATGAATCTTGGGCGGACACTGTCTTAGTAGGAGGGACTGTCTTCAACCAGCTTGTTGTCTGGAagcctggaggaggaagaggaggagaaaataacaATTCTGACCAAAAAGCTCCAGTTGAAAGGCGTCTGCTGGGGCACAGCGGGGTCATCTTCAACATCTCCTACCTCCAGGAGAAAGGATGGCTGGCTTCAGCCTCTGATGACCGCAGCGTAAGGGTGTGGGGTGTTGGTGCTTTAGGGGGCCCCGAGGGGGAATGTGGGGACTTGAATCCGGCTTGTTTACGGGTCCTATATGGACACCAGGCAAGGGTATTCTCTGTGCGTCTCTCCCCAGGGAAAGTGTTCAGCGCTGGGGAAGACGGGGCCTGTTTAGTTTGGGACTGGGCTAGAGGTGGGACGGTGGTTCGCACACTGAAGGGACATCGAGCAGGGGGGGTTCGTGCACTGGCGATCAGTGAGGGAACAGGAGACGAAGCAACCCGAGAGAGATGGGTGGCTACAGGGGGAGCGGATGGAGGGGTGAGGTTGTGGAAGGTGGATGAGagtgaggagaggaaggagaagatggaggacACAGTGACAGAGAAGCTAAATGACCTGAAATTTACGGGTCAAGGTATGCCTAAAGTGGTTTGTAtagcagaagaagaggataaaaacacaagctggaGCCAGTGTAAGTTTGTGGTTTGCACTGATCAAGGGATAGTTTATCAATACAGTGACGGGCAGTGGGAGATGGTGTGGCAAGGGACTCCTGAGTTTCAGTCCTATTGTGTGATGGAAACAGTAACCGTCGGTGTGAAAGACTCAACAGCTAAAGCTAGTTTGTGTGCTGTTGGTAACCTCAGGGGGTCCATACAGGTCTTCCCCATCTCTCATCCTCAGTCTGGAATCCTTCTGACAGCTGGATCAGGGAAGATTCACAGTCTTATTtgggaagaggaaggaaaacacATGTATTTGCTAGCATCAGGTGCTGAAGGACTTGTCTATCGCTGGTGTATAGAggtgaaattaaatgaaaactgtTCTCTGTCACTAAGTGTAAAttctcttccttctttcctccttcccCCCTGCGCCAAACGCTGGCTGACGGCTTCAGTGTGCCTCCATGGGTCGCTGTGGGTGTGCGGGGACAGGAGAGGATCCCTGCTTTTGTTTCAGGAAGGAGGAAAATCTGAGCAAAAGAGGGAAGATGAAGGTTTGCTGAAACAAACTGATGATGACCTAACGCTGCAGCCACTGAGCTGTCTGTTTGGGGTGCACGGAAAACAAGGTGTAACCTCAGTGTATGAATACCAGGGACTGCTCTACAGCACAGGGAGGGACGGCTGCGTGAGGGTCTTCAGAGTGCGTCCAACACCACCAGAAAAACTTgaagaaagtagaaaaaaaagcaatgaaagGACTGCAGAGAACAGTGATGGCCTTCAGCTTGAGGTTCTAAGAGTCCAGCGGGCCTGTAAGGGGATGGAGTGGCTGGAGAGGGTTTTGATTCTGAAACCTGAAATCcttgaggaggaagaagaggaggaggaggaggaggaggaggag CTGGAAGTTGCCGTAGAGGAAAGCTTTAGAGACGAAGAAGAACAGATGGAAAACAAGGGAAGAGAAGCCAGGTTCGTCATCCTCGGCTTCCATGCAGTCCAATTTGTGGTTTGGGACCCGGTGAAGCAGGAGAGACTGTTAGCGGTTTCTTGCGGTGGGGGCCATCGCTCTTGGAGTCTCTGGCCGTCCCAGAAAGGGGTTTGGCCCGGATATGGGGCTTTTGTCTTTATCAGGCAGGGGGCTGTCCTGGCTTCCCAACCACCTGGAGAGGCACCAAGCTGGGCTGGGAGGGCAGGAAGGACTGGAGGGTGGGTTCTGAGAGAGGGTGTCCATGGGAGGGGGATTGGGTGTGTATGCAGGCTGGGGAGGATAAGGGGAATTAATGAGATTCAAACAAGGACGACTGAAAATACGAGTGGAACTGAGGGAAAAGATGAAGTAAGGGGGTTGCAGAGAGAGGCGGGGCAATGGGAGATAGTGGTGACAGGCGGAGAGGACACTAGCTTAACTGTCCTGGCAGTACAGCCCAACTCCAGCAGCGTCAAAGTTCTCTCAGTTATTACCGACCACATCTCAAGCGTCCGGACAGTGACGGTGGTAACGCGTGAAAGCCAATCACAGTCTCTCTCTGCCCTGCTCGTCTCAGCCGGCGGCCGCGCTCAAATGCAGTGTTACCGGCTGGTGATCGGCTACGACAGCCAGAGACTGGCTCCTTCCTGCCAGGTGATCCAGGTGGCCAGTCACCGATTGGATGAACAGTGGGAGAGAAGGCGCAACCGACACAAGACGGTGAAAATGGACCCTGAAACGAG gtacATGTCTATAGCAGTGGTGGATGAGAAGACAGACTGTGTTCTTCTGGCTCTGGCCTGTAGCGACGGGGCTGTCAG ATTGTTCTCAGTCAGTGAAGTTAAACGTCAAATTGATTTGTTGTGGGAGACCTTTTACCACCAGCGCTGTGTGCTCAGTGTCACCACCTGCAGCCTGGAGGATGGAAAAGGCAACCG GTATAAGCTGCTTTTCAGTGCTGCAACAGACGGGAAAATTGCAGTGTGGGATCTGACTGCAGCTTCTTCCTTATCAACCGATACTCCACCAATCCCCTGCTTCGACATTCCCACCCACCAGAGTGGCGTTAACTCACTGGCTGTTTGGGCAGAGAAACTGGGACAACAAGGGGGCGGTTGCCTGGTAACTGTTGCTAGCGGAGGGGATGATGGGCAGCTGACAGTGTCCACGATTAGGGTGCAGTACCCAGAAGATGACAACACTGGGGGCAGCAGTGGGCTTTCGCAGATTTCTCCACAAACACAACCCCAAAACCATCTTTATCTTCATCTCCACACCCAGTCCCACATCCCGTTGGCCCATGCTGCCCCTCTGACCGCCTTGAAGCTCCTGAGCCCGGGACTCATGGTCTCCACTTCCCCAGATCAGAGGGTTTGCTTGTGGAGTATCTGCAGTACCGGGATCAGCCACAGGGGGGCGCTGTACTCCCACGTTGCAGATGCTGCAGGACTCGCTGTGTGGGAGGGTCAggtgatggagggagatgaaAAGAGGAAGACATGGTTTGAGCCTGAGCAGGATATTACAGTTTGGGCAGGGAGAGGCAGTCAGTCGGGATTAGAGATGATGGGTAAGACAGGTGTGAGGTTCAGTAACAAACAAATAGCTGATGAGGGGGGAGAACCGGTTGAAGCAGCGAGCAAGACAGATGACCTAATTTGTAAGATGATTGATGAGAAGGCAGAAGAGACAGCCTCTGAGTGTAGAAATCAAACAGAGAGTGACAGCGGgggaaaagcagagaggagtTTTAAGACTTCCTGTGAGAgtaggaagaagagagaagagacgGGATGGGTGCTCGTCTGCGGTCAAGGCTTCCAGCTGCTACGAGTCAGAAATACAGAGATGGATgaagag gaagacagaagagagaaggaaaaggtGAATCACAGAGTTAAAGTGACTTTACAAGAAAAGTCAACATAA